Proteins encoded in a region of the Solanum dulcamara chromosome 9, daSolDulc1.2, whole genome shotgun sequence genome:
- the LOC129903838 gene encoding probable alpha-amylase 2 yields the protein MEFGESQKSDPLVVIRNGKEIILQAFNWESQKHEWWSNLDKKVPDIAKSGFTTAWLPPACQSLSPEGYLPQNLYSLTSSYGSEHLLKALLNKMKQYKVRGMADIVINHRVGTTQGHGGMYNRYDGISLSWDEHAVTSCTGGWGNKSTGDNFNGVPNIDHTQSFVRKDLIYWMRWLRSSVGFQDFRFDFAKGYASKYVKEYIDGAKPIFAVGEYWDTCNYKGSYLDYNQDSHRQRIINWIDGAGQLSTAFDFTTKAILQEAVKGEFWRLRDSKGKPPGVLGWWPSRAVTFIDNHDTGSTQAHWPFPSRHVMEGYAYILTHPGIPSVFYDHFYDWDNSMHDLIVKLIDIRRNQGIHSRSSIRILEAQPNLYAATIDEKVSVKIGDGSWCPAGKEWILATSGHRYAVWQK from the exons ATGGAGTTTGGTGAAAGTCAGAAGTCTGACCCAT TGGTTGTGATACGCAATGGAAAGGAGATCATATTACAg GCCTTCAACTGGGAATCTCAAAAACATGAATGGTGGAGCAATTTAGATAAGAAAGTTCCTGATATTGCCAAGTCTGGCTTCACAACTGCTTGGCTGCCTCCGGCATGTCAGTCATTGTCTCCTGAAG GTTACCTTCCACAGAACCTTTATTCTCTCACTTCTTCATATGGTTCTGAGCATCTCTTAAAAGCTTTACTTAATAAGATGAAGCAGTACAAAGTTAGAGGGATGGCGGACATAGTCATTAACCATCGTGTTGGGACTACCCAAGGGCATGGTGGAATGTACAACCGCTATGATGGAATTTCTTTGTCTTGGGATGAACATGCTGTTACATCTTGCACTGGTGGATGG GGTAACAAAAGCACTGGAGACAACTTTAATGGAGTTCCAAATATTGATCATACACAATCCTTTGTCCGGAAAGATCTCATTTACTGGATGCGGTGGCTAAGATCCTCTGTTGGCTTCCAAGATTTTCGTTTTGATTTTGCCAAAGG TTATGCTTCGAAGTATGTAAAGGAATATATCGACGGAGCTAAGCCAATATTTGCAGTTGGAGAATACTGGGACACTTGCAATTACAAGGGCAGCTATTTGGATTACAACCAAG ATAGTCACAGGCAAAGAATCATCAATTGGATTGATGGCGCAGGACAACTTTCAACTGCATTCGATTTTACAACAAAAGCAATCCTTCAG GAAGCAGTCAAAGGAGAATTCTGGCGTTTGCGTGACTCCAAGGGGAAGCCACCAGGAGTTTTAGGATGGTGGCCTTCAAGGGCTGTCACTTTTATTGATAATCATGACACTGGATCAACTCAG GCTCATTGGCCTTTCCCTTCACGTCATGTTATGGAG GGCTATGCATACATTCTAACACACCCAGGGATACCATCAGTTTTCTACGACCATTTCTACGATTGGGATAATTCCATGCATGACCTAATTGTAAAGCTG ATTGATATCCGGAGGAATCAAGGCATACACAGCCGTTCATCTATAAGGATTCTCGAGGCACAGCCAAACTTATACGCTGCAACCATTGATGAAAAGGTTAGCGTGAAGATTGGGGATGGATCATGGTGCCCTGCTGGGAAAGAGTGGATTCTCGCGACCAGTGGTCATCGCTATGCAGTCTGGCAGAAGTAA
- the LOC129903959 gene encoding uncharacterized protein LOC129903959, whose product MEKEPVPSSTIEEPQPKKLKMSSTTTSDDEECAAGAGDVSAPERKPRYKRRKIAIFFAYCGVGYQGMQKNPGAKTIEGDLEEALYQAGGVPDHDKCQPRKYEWARSARTDKGVSAVGQVVSGRFYVDPPGFIDRLNSILVPQIRIFGFKRVTNAFSAKKFCDRRRYVYLVPVFALDPYAHRDRESVFASLGSGKELVKCLNCSERGRKVVGVMGRRVFDPKTQSVIVVDAPAVNANDLTTDTNMVIENEASLSEKVEERNDQVEASNENGKKEEPVEESLFCYGEKEKERFNRILKYYEGTHNFHNFTTRTKADDPAAKRYIISFTANTIVSVDGIDFVKCEVVGQSFMLHQIRKMIGLAVAIMRNCAPESLIVTAFRRDVNINVPMAPEVGLYLDECFFTSYNSKWKDTHEEVSLKAYLEEAEEFKMKYIYSHIASTEQKEGTMAVWLHSLNHRNYPDLRAMDIVKPAGDGPEVVETAVEAGLGAVNSGETTDNVNSAGAGPEVIETVVEAGLGAVNNGESTNNVNSAGAGPEVVKTVVEAGLGVVNNGESTDNANSCGDGDGSEVVETVDEADVVVVNNGVSTDAKYVETGRDADLVNS is encoded by the exons ATGGAGAAAGAACCAGTTCCTTCATCAACTATCGAAGAACCACAACCCAAAAAGCTGAAAATGTCCAGCACCACTACTTCCGACGACGAAGAATGCGCCGCCGGCGCCGGAGATGTTTCTGCTCCGGAGAGGAAACCTAGATACAAGCGCCGGAAAATAGCAATATTCTTTGCTTACTGTGGTGTAGGCTATCAGGGTATGCAGAAGAATCCTGGAGCAAAAACAATCGAAGGCGATTTAGAAGAAGCACTTTATCAAGCAGGTGGTGTGCCTGACCATGACAAGTGTCAACCCAGAAAGTACGAGTGGGCTCGTTCTGCTCGTACTGATAAGGGTGTTAGCGCCGTGGGTCAAGTTGTCTCCGGTCGGTTTTACGTCGACCCGCCTGGTTTTATTGATCGGCTTAACTCCATTCTCGTTCCACAAATCCGGATCTTTGGGTTTAAACGGGTAACGAATGCGTTTAGTGCTAAGAAGTTTTGTGATCGGCGTAGGTATGTGTATTTGGTTCCTGTTTTTGCTCTTGATCCATATGCACACCGTGATAGAGAGAGCGTGTTTGCTAGTTTAGGATCTGGGAAAGAGCTTGTTAAGTGTTTAAACTGTTCAGAAAGGGGTCGTAAAGTTGTTGGAGTAATGGGTAGACGCGTTTTCGATCCTAAAACTCAGTCAGTAATTGTTGTTGATGCACCAGCAGTTAATGCAAATGATCTGACTACTGATACTAATATGGTAATTGAAAATGAAGCTTCTTTAAGTGAAAAAGTTGAAGAAAGGAATGATCAGGTTGAAGCAAGCAACGAAAATGGTAAAAAGGAAGAACCGGTGGAAGAGAGTTTGTTTTGCTAtggagagaaagaaaaagagagatttAACAGAATTTTGAAGTACTATGAAGGAACTCataattttcacaatttcacgACTAGAACAAAAGCTGATGACCCTGCTGCGAAGAGATATATCATTTCCTTTACTGCAAATACTATAGTTAGTGTTGATGGCATTGATTTTGTGAAGTGTGAGGTTGTTGGTCAGAGTTTCATGCTTCATCAAATCCGTAAAATGATCGGTCTTGCTGTAGCTATCATGAGAAACTGTGCTCCTGAATCGTTAATTGTAACTGCTTTCCGAAG GGATGTCAACATCAATGTCCCCATGGCGCCTGAGGTTGGATTGTATTTGGATGAATGCTTTTTCACCTCATATAACAGTAAGTGGAAGGACACTCATGAAGAAGTGTCTCTGAAAGCTTATTTAGAGGAGGCAGAAGAATTCAAAATGAAGTATATCTATAGTCATATTGCATCGACAGAACAGAAGGAAGGGACAATGGCTGTATGGCTGCATTCCCTGAACCATCGTAATTACCCTGATCTGCGTGCCATGGATATTGTTAAACCTGCTGGCGATGGTCCTGAAGTTGTTGAAACTGCTGTTGAGGCTGGTTTAGGCGCTGTCAACAGTGGTGAGACCACTGATAATGTTAATTCTGCTGGTGCTGGTCCAGAAGTTATTGAAACTGTTGTTGAGGCTGGTTTAGGCGCTGTCAACAATGGTGAGAGTACCAATAACGTTAATTCTGCTGGTGCTGGTCCAGAAGTTGTTAAAACTGTTGTTGAGGCTGGTTTAGGTGTTGTCAACAATGGTGAGAGCACTGATAATGCTAATTCTTGTGGTGATGGTGATGGCTCAGAAGTTGTTGAAACGGTTGATGAGGCTGATGTAGTTGTTGTCAACAATGGTGTGAGCACAGATGCAAAATATGTTGAGACAGGGCGTGATGCTGATTTGGTCAACTCATAG
- the LOC129902567 gene encoding F-box protein SKIP23-like: MSFDHDWSELPPELLDTIVNKLINLRDYLHFRAVCSNWRSSTPATPKNLPCQLPWLMLPKNRSNRRGFFNFVDNKLHFLDLPEASNSRRRCGSSHGWLIIVDESPSIFIINPLTKVSFNLPPISQFPNVVNFDFYSVGREYTLRSPDGEVYARNLKEMRDSFIRKAIISSSPSLDPNFIAMVILNETGELAYCKNRENSWKFIDDAQFYAEDVIYFEGLFYAVHKSGEIAVCDVSGDSPSVSFIGTPRLIGGDMQYLVKTNDELLLVTRFLELDIDAAYHQLDVVYKTVEFCVFKLVLEGPRWEKINSLGETMLFLGENSSLALLAFDFPGCEGNRIYFTDDYCEANYDGVNGNHDLGYYNLEDGSIEALSCYPRNSHSMLRWPPPIWFTPNPC, translated from the coding sequence ATGTCTTTTGACCATGACTGGTCGGAACTTCCACCGGAGCTCCTGGACACGATCGTGAATAAGCTAATTAACCTCCGTGACTACCTCCATTTCCGGGCGGTTTGTTCCAACTGGCGTTCCTCAACGCCGGCGACTCCTAAAAACCTACCATGTCAGCTCCCATGGTTAATGCTCCCAAAAAACCGGTCTAACCGGCGCGGCTTTTTCAACTTCGTTGACAACAAGCTTCACTTCCTCGACCTGCCTGAGGCTTCAAACAGCCGCCGTCGCTGCGGCTCTTCCCATGGCTGGCTCATCATCGTTGACGAATCGCCgtcaattttcattattaatccACTCACAAAAGTATCCTTTAATCTTCCGCCGATTTCTCAATTTCCTAATGTGGTGAATTTCGACTTTTACAGCGTCGGTCGGGAATATACCCTCCGATCTCCCGACGGCGAGGTTTACGCTCgtaatttgaaagaaatgcGTGATTCGTTTATTAGGAAGGCTATTATTTCTAGTAGTCCTTCGCTTGATCCGAATTTTATTGCGATGGTGATCCTTAATGAAACAGGTGAGCTTGCTTACtgcaaaaatagagaaaattcaTGGAAATTTATTGACGATGCACAGTTTTACGCTGAGGATGTTATCTATTTTGAAGGATTGTTCTATGCTGTTCATAAATCTGGAGAAATTGCAGTTTGTGATGTTAGTGGTGATTCTCCTAGTGTTTCGTTTATTGGAACCCCTAGGCTAATTGGCGGTGATATGCAGTATTTGGTCAAAACAAATGATGAACTTTTACTGGTGACTAGATTTTTGGAGCTTGATATTGATGCCGCGTATCATCAGCTTGATGTTGTGTATAAGACAGTTGAATTTTGTGTCTTTAAATTGGTTTTAGAAGGACCAAGATGGGAGAAGATTAACAGTTTGGGTGAGACAATGTTGTTTTTAGGAGAAAATTCTTCGTTGGCGTTGTTGGCTTTTGATTTTCCTGGATGTgaaggaaacaggatttacTTTACTGATGATTATTGTGAGGCTAATTATGATGGTGTCAATGGGAATCATGATTTAGGGTATTACAATTTAGAGGATGGTAGTATTGAAGCGTTGTCCTGCTATCCTCGCAATTCACATTCTATGCTTCGTTGGCCTCCTCCAATTTGGTTCACTCCAAATCCATGTTGA